A single region of the Salvia miltiorrhiza cultivar Shanhuang (shh) chromosome 8, IMPLAD_Smil_shh, whole genome shotgun sequence genome encodes:
- the LOC130998462 gene encoding LOW QUALITY PROTEIN: uncharacterized protein LOC130998462 (The sequence of the model RefSeq protein was modified relative to this genomic sequence to represent the inferred CDS: deleted 1 base in 1 codon; substituted 1 base at 1 genomic stop codon), giving the protein MSTKPPLSLSLPPFSPLPPALLPSNRASLSPPAPILAAILHRPRRRVAVRAAVLAAEAPYPFLFREXQRSEAPPLMYPSLKLRRCCLVGPNGIGKSTILKLISGELQPSSGTVFRSAKVRIAVFNQHHVDGLDLFSNPLLYMMRCFPGVPEQKLRGHLGSLGITGNLALQPMYTLSGGQKSRVAFAKITFKKPHILLLDELSNHLVCYIAAAVSHSCYPSWMPNLIMDIAMMCSQLLQCLAVIAFVGGEDPEQTEKSMHIMWQVAHPKLGANVCILAISLIQNVLILNRAALKSKEEFGTTYLAPVAMLLSMRQLEECVMNLW; this is encoded by the exons atgagca CCaaaccccctctctctctctctctcccaccgTTCTCTCCTCTTCCACCTGCCTTACTCCCTTCAAACCGGGCATCACTGTCGCCGCCAGCCCCCATCCTCGCCGCCATTCTCCACCGTCCTCGCCGCCGTGTAGCTGTTCGCGCCGCCGTCCTCGCCGCTGAGGCCCCCTATCCCTTTCTCTTCCGCGAATAGCAGCGGTCCGAGGCGCCGCCGTTGATGTATCCTTCTCTGAAACTCCGGCGCTGCTGCT TGGTTGGTCCTAATGGAATTGGAAAGTCAACGATACTCAAACTTATTTCTGGAGAGCTTCAACCAAGCTCTGGGACAGTTTTTCGTTCAGCAAAG GTTCGCATTGCTGTGTTTAATCAGCATCACGTTGATGGTTTGGACCTCTTTTCAAATCCACTTCTGTATATGATGCGGTGCTTTCCG GGAGTGCCGGAACAGAAGTTAAGAGGGCATCTAGGCTCTCTGGGTATAACAGGGAATCTTGCCCTTCAGCCGATGTACACACTATCAG GTGGTCAAAAAAGCAGGGTTGCATTTGCTAAGATTACTTTCAAAAAGCCCCATATTTTGCTGCTTGACGAGCTATCAAACCATCTT GTTTGCTACATTGCTGCAGCA GTGTCTCACAGTTGTTACCCTTCATGGATGCCTAATCTAATTATGGATATTGCTATGATGTGTTCACAGTTACTCCAATGTTTGGCTGTTATTGCTTTTGTTGGTGGTGAAGATCCAGAGCAAACGGAAAAATCAATGCACATAATGTGGCAAGTGGCTCATCCTAAATTGGGTGCTAATGTATGCATCCTTGCTATTAGCTTGATCCAaaatgtttt GATCTTGAACCGGGCAGCGCTGAAGAGTAAAGAAGAGTTTGGAACAACATACTTGGCGCCCGTGGCGATGCTTTTGAGCATGAGGCAACTAGAAGAATGCGTAATGAATTTATGGTAG